A window of the Loxodonta africana isolate mLoxAfr1 chromosome 3, mLoxAfr1.hap2, whole genome shotgun sequence genome harbors these coding sequences:
- the SRRM1 gene encoding serine/arginine repetitive matrix protein 1 isoform X2, whose translation MDAGFFRGTSAEQDNRFSNKQKKLLKQLKFAECLEKKVDMSKVNLEVIKPWITKRVTEILGFEDDVVIEFIFNQLEVKNPDSKMMQINLTGFLNGKNAREFMGELWPLLLSAQENIAGIPSAFLELKKEEIKQRQIEQEKLASMKKQDEDKDKRDKEEKESSREKRERSRSPRRRKSRSPSPRRRSSPVRRERKRSHSRSPRHRTKSRSPSPAPEKKEKTPELPEPSVKVKEPSVQEATSTSDILKVPKPEPVPEPKEPSPEKNSKKEKEKTRPRSRSRSKSRSRTRSRSPSHTRPRRRHRSRSRSYSPRRRPSPRRRPSPRRRTPPRRMPPPPRHRRSRSPVRRRRRSSASLSGSSSSSSSSRSRSPPKKPPKRTSSPPRKTRRLSPSASPPRRRHRPSPPATPPPKTRHSPTPQQSNRTRKSRVSVSPGRTSGKVTKHKVAEKRESPSPAPKPRKVELSESEDKGGKMAAADSVQQRRQYRRQNQQSSSDSGSSSSSEDERPKRSHVKNGEVGRRRRHSPSRSASPSPRKRQKETSPRMQMGKRWQSPMTKSGRRRRSPSPPPTRRRRSPSPAPPPRRRRSPTPPPRRRTPSPPPRRRSPSPRRYSPPIQRRYSPSPPPKRRTASPPPPPKRRASPSPPPKRRVSHSPPPKQRSSPVTKRRSPSLSSKHRKGSSPSRSTREARSPQPNKRHSPSPRPRAPQTTSSPPPVRRGASSSPQRRQSPSPSTRPIRRVSRTPEPKKTKKAASPSPQSVRRVSSSRSVSGSPEPAAKKPQAPPSPVQSQSPSTNWSPAVPVKKAKSPTPSPSPARNSDQEGGGKKKKKKKDKKHKKDKKHKKHKKHKKEKAVAAAAAAAVTPATIAAPTTTSAQEEPEAEPEPKKETESEAEDNLDDLEKHLREKALRSMRKAQVSPQS comes from the exons ATGGACGCGGGATTCTTCCGC GGAACAAGTGCAGAACAGGATAATCGGTTCAGCAACAAGCAGAAGAAGCTACTGAAGCAGCTGAAATTTGCAGAATGCCTAGAAAAAAAG GTGGACATGAGCAAAGTAAATTTGGAGGTTATAAAGCCTTGGATAACAAAACGAGTAACAGAAATCCTTGGGTTTGAAGATGATGTTGTGATTGAGTTTATATTCAACCAGCTGGAAGTGAAG AATCCAGATTCCAAAATGATGCAAATCAACCTGACTGGGTTTTTGAATGGAAAAAATGCTAGAGAATTTATGGGAGAGCTGTGGCCCCTGCTGTTAAGTGCACAGGAAAACATCGCTGGAATCCCTTCTGCTTTCctagaactgaagaaagaagaaataaaacagagacaa ATTGAgcaagaaaaattggcatctatGAAAAAGCAAGATGAAGACAAAGATAAGAGAgataaggaagaaaaggaaagcagCAGAGAAAAAAGGGAGAGGTCTCGAAGCCCGAGAAG ACGCAAATCCAGATCTCCTTCCCCTAGAAGACGGTCTTCTCCTgtcaggagagagagaaagcgcAGTCATTCTCGATCTCCCCGTCACAGAACCAAGAGCCGGAGTCCTTCCCCTGCTccagaaaagaaggagaaaactcCAGAGCTCCCAGAACCTTCAGTGAAAGTAAAAGAACCTTCAGTACAAGAGGCCACTTCTACTAG TGACATTCTGAAAGTTCCCAAGCCTGAACCTGTACCAGAGCCTAAAGAACCTTCAccagaaaaaaattctaaaaaggaaaaggagaagactCGACCAAGATCTCGGTCTCGTTCCAAGTCAAGGTCCCGGACGCGTTCTCGCTCTCCTTCTCATACTCGACCTAGACGGCGTCATAGATCCCGATCAAG ATCATACTCACCTAGAAGGCGACCCAGCCCAAGAAGGCGACCGTCTCCTCGGAGGAGAACTCCACCAAGGCGAATGCCTCCTCCACCAAGACATAGAAGGAGTAGATCTCCAGTTAGACg AAGAAGGCGCTCATCAGCATCCTTGTCTGGGAGTAGCTCATCGTCCTCTTCGTCTCGTTCCCGGTCACCACCAAAGAAGCCACCCAAGAGGACATCCAGCCCCCCTCGAAAAACTCGTAGGTTATCTCCTTCAGCAAGTCCTCCAAGGCGACGGCACCGACCATCACCTCCAGCAACTCCACCGCCAAAAACTCGTCATTCCCCAACACCCCAGCAGTCAAACCGTACAAGAAAAAGTCGTGTTTCTGTCTCTCCAGGGAGAACTTCAGGTAAAG TGACAAAACATAAAGTTGCTGAGAAAAGAGAGTCCCCTTCACCAGCACCCAAGCCTAGAAAAGTAGAGTTATCTGAATCGg AAGATAAAGGTGgcaaaatggcagcagcagattCTGTGCAGCAGAGACGCCAGTATAGACGACAAAACCAGCAGTCTTCATCTG ATTCTGGGTCTTCATCCTCTTCAGAAGATGAGCGGCCCAAGAGGTCCCATGTGAAGAATGGTGAGGTAGGCAGGCGGCGGAGACATTCGCCTTCCCGGAGTGCCTCTCCATCACCACGAAAGCGTCAGAAAGAGACTTCCCCTCG GATGCAGATGGGAAAGCGATGGCAATCGCCAATGACTAAAAG TGGTAGACGGAGGAGAAGTCCCTCCCCACCACCCACCAGAAGGCGACGTTCTCCTTCCCCTGCTCCTCCTCCACGACGACGTAGGTCTCCCACACCACCACCACGGCGAAG gactccttctcctcctcctcgtcGGCGCTCACCATCCCCAAGAAGATACTCTCCTCCAATACAGAGGAGAtactccccttctccacctccaAAGAGAAGAACggcttctccccctccccctcctaaACGAAGGGCATCACCATCTCCACCGCCAAAGCGTAGGGTTTCCCATTCTCCACCTCCCAAACAAAGAAGCTCCCCAGTCACCAAGAGACGGTCACCTTCATTATCATCAAAACATAGGAAAGGGTCTTCCCCAAGCCGATCTACCCGGGAGGCCCGATCACCACAACCAAACAAACGGCATTCGCCCTCGCCACGGCCTCGAGCTCCTCAGACCACCTCAAGTCCTCCCCCTGTTCGAAGAGGAGCGTCGTCATCACCCCAAAGAAGGCAGTCCCCTTCTCCAAGTACTAGACCCATTAGGAGAGTCTCCAGGACTCCAGAacctaaaaagacaaaaaa GGCTGCCTCACCAAGCCCTCAGTCTGTAAGGAGGGTCTCATCCTCTCGATCTGTCTCAGGATCTCCTGAGCCAGCAGCTAAAAAACCCCAAGCACCCCCATCCCCTGTCCAGTCTCAGTCACCCTCTACAAACTGGTCACCAGCGGTACCGGTCAAAAAGGCTAAAAGCCCGACACCAAGCCCATCACCGGCAAGG AATTCGGACCAAGAAGgaggtgggaaaaaaaagaagaaaaagaaggataAGAAACACAAAAAGGATAAGAAGCACAAGAAGCACAAAAAACACAagaaggagaaagctgtggctgcagctgctgcagctgctgtaACTCCTGCAACCATTGCCGCTCCCACAACCACATCAGCACAGGAAGAACCAGAGGCAGAGCCAGAACCTAAGAAG GAGACCGAAAGTGAAGCTGAAGATAACCTTGATGACCTGGAAAAGCACCTGCGTGAAAAGGCCCTGAGATCAATGCGGAAGGCTCAAGTGTCCCCACAGTCTTAG
- the SRRM1 gene encoding serine/arginine repetitive matrix protein 1 isoform X13, whose translation MDAGFFRGTSAEQDNRFSNKQKKLLKQLKFAECLEKKVDMSKVNLEVIKPWITKRVTEILGFEDDVVIEFIFNQLEVKNPDSKMMQINLTGFLNGKNAREFMGELWPLLLSAQENIAGIPSAFLELKKEEIKQRQIEQEKLASMKKQDEDKDKRDKEEKESSREKRERSRSPRRTKSRSPSPAPEKKEKTPELPEPSVKVKEPSVQEATSTSDILKVPKPEPVPEPKEPSPEKNSKKEKEKTRPRSRSRSKSRSRTRSRSPSHTRPRRRHRSRSRSYSPRRRPSPRRRPSPRRRTPPRRMPPPPRHRRSRSPVRRRRRSSASLSGSSSSSSSSRSRSPPKKPPKRTSSPPRKTRRLSPSASPPRRRHRPSPPATPPPKTRHSPTPQQSNRTRKSRVSVSPGRTSVTKHKVAEKRESPSPAPKPRKVELSESEEDKGGKMAAADSVQQRRQYRRQNQQSSSDSGSSSSSEDERPKRSHVKNGEVGRRRRHSPSRSASPSPRKRQKETSPRGRRRRSPSPPPTRRRRSPSPAPPPRRRRSPTPPPRRRTPSPPPRRRSPSPRRYSPPIQRRYSPSPPPKRRTASPPPPPKRRASPSPPPKRRVSHSPPPKQRSSPVTKRRSPSLSSKHRKGSSPSRSTREARSPQPNKRHSPSPRPRAPQTTSSPPPVRRGASSSPQRRQSPSPSTRPIRRVSRTPEPKKTKKAASPSPQSVRRVSSSRSVSGSPEPAAKKPQAPPSPVQSQSPSTNWSPAVPVKKAKSPTPSPSPARNSDQEGGGKKKKKKKDKKHKKDKKHKKHKKHKKEKAVAAAAAAAVTPATIAAPTTTSAQEEPEAEPEPKKETESEAEDNLDDLEKHLREKALRSMRKAQVSPQS comes from the exons ATGGACGCGGGATTCTTCCGC GGAACAAGTGCAGAACAGGATAATCGGTTCAGCAACAAGCAGAAGAAGCTACTGAAGCAGCTGAAATTTGCAGAATGCCTAGAAAAAAAG GTGGACATGAGCAAAGTAAATTTGGAGGTTATAAAGCCTTGGATAACAAAACGAGTAACAGAAATCCTTGGGTTTGAAGATGATGTTGTGATTGAGTTTATATTCAACCAGCTGGAAGTGAAG AATCCAGATTCCAAAATGATGCAAATCAACCTGACTGGGTTTTTGAATGGAAAAAATGCTAGAGAATTTATGGGAGAGCTGTGGCCCCTGCTGTTAAGTGCACAGGAAAACATCGCTGGAATCCCTTCTGCTTTCctagaactgaagaaagaagaaataaaacagagacaa ATTGAgcaagaaaaattggcatctatGAAAAAGCAAGATGAAGACAAAGATAAGAGAgataaggaagaaaaggaaagcagCAGAGAAAAAAGGGAGAGGTCTCGAAGCCCGAGAAG AACCAAGAGCCGGAGTCCTTCCCCTGCTccagaaaagaaggagaaaactcCAGAGCTCCCAGAACCTTCAGTGAAAGTAAAAGAACCTTCAGTACAAGAGGCCACTTCTACTAG TGACATTCTGAAAGTTCCCAAGCCTGAACCTGTACCAGAGCCTAAAGAACCTTCAccagaaaaaaattctaaaaaggaaaaggagaagactCGACCAAGATCTCGGTCTCGTTCCAAGTCAAGGTCCCGGACGCGTTCTCGCTCTCCTTCTCATACTCGACCTAGACGGCGTCATAGATCCCGATCAAG ATCATACTCACCTAGAAGGCGACCCAGCCCAAGAAGGCGACCGTCTCCTCGGAGGAGAACTCCACCAAGGCGAATGCCTCCTCCACCAAGACATAGAAGGAGTAGATCTCCAGTTAGACg AAGAAGGCGCTCATCAGCATCCTTGTCTGGGAGTAGCTCATCGTCCTCTTCGTCTCGTTCCCGGTCACCACCAAAGAAGCCACCCAAGAGGACATCCAGCCCCCCTCGAAAAACTCGTAGGTTATCTCCTTCAGCAAGTCCTCCAAGGCGACGGCACCGACCATCACCTCCAGCAACTCCACCGCCAAAAACTCGTCATTCCCCAACACCCCAGCAGTCAAACCGTACAAGAAAAAGTCGTGTTTCTGTCTCTCCAGGGAGAACTTCAG TGACAAAACATAAAGTTGCTGAGAAAAGAGAGTCCCCTTCACCAGCACCCAAGCCTAGAAAAGTAGAGTTATCTGAATCGg AAGAAGATAAAGGTGgcaaaatggcagcagcagattCTGTGCAGCAGAGACGCCAGTATAGACGACAAAACCAGCAGTCTTCATCTG ATTCTGGGTCTTCATCCTCTTCAGAAGATGAGCGGCCCAAGAGGTCCCATGTGAAGAATGGTGAGGTAGGCAGGCGGCGGAGACATTCGCCTTCCCGGAGTGCCTCTCCATCACCACGAAAGCGTCAGAAAGAGACTTCCCCTCG TGGTAGACGGAGGAGAAGTCCCTCCCCACCACCCACCAGAAGGCGACGTTCTCCTTCCCCTGCTCCTCCTCCACGACGACGTAGGTCTCCCACACCACCACCACGGCGAAG gactccttctcctcctcctcgtcGGCGCTCACCATCCCCAAGAAGATACTCTCCTCCAATACAGAGGAGAtactccccttctccacctccaAAGAGAAGAACggcttctccccctccccctcctaaACGAAGGGCATCACCATCTCCACCGCCAAAGCGTAGGGTTTCCCATTCTCCACCTCCCAAACAAAGAAGCTCCCCAGTCACCAAGAGACGGTCACCTTCATTATCATCAAAACATAGGAAAGGGTCTTCCCCAAGCCGATCTACCCGGGAGGCCCGATCACCACAACCAAACAAACGGCATTCGCCCTCGCCACGGCCTCGAGCTCCTCAGACCACCTCAAGTCCTCCCCCTGTTCGAAGAGGAGCGTCGTCATCACCCCAAAGAAGGCAGTCCCCTTCTCCAAGTACTAGACCCATTAGGAGAGTCTCCAGGACTCCAGAacctaaaaagacaaaaaa GGCTGCCTCACCAAGCCCTCAGTCTGTAAGGAGGGTCTCATCCTCTCGATCTGTCTCAGGATCTCCTGAGCCAGCAGCTAAAAAACCCCAAGCACCCCCATCCCCTGTCCAGTCTCAGTCACCCTCTACAAACTGGTCACCAGCGGTACCGGTCAAAAAGGCTAAAAGCCCGACACCAAGCCCATCACCGGCAAGG AATTCGGACCAAGAAGgaggtgggaaaaaaaagaagaaaaagaaggataAGAAACACAAAAAGGATAAGAAGCACAAGAAGCACAAAAAACACAagaaggagaaagctgtggctgcagctgctgcagctgctgtaACTCCTGCAACCATTGCCGCTCCCACAACCACATCAGCACAGGAAGAACCAGAGGCAGAGCCAGAACCTAAGAAG GAGACCGAAAGTGAAGCTGAAGATAACCTTGATGACCTGGAAAAGCACCTGCGTGAAAAGGCCCTGAGATCAATGCGGAAGGCTCAAGTGTCCCCACAGTCTTAG
- the SRRM1 gene encoding serine/arginine repetitive matrix protein 1 isoform X9: protein MDAGFFRGTSAEQDNRFSNKQKKLLKQLKFAECLEKKVDMSKVNLEVIKPWITKRVTEILGFEDDVVIEFIFNQLEVKNPDSKMMQINLTGFLNGKNAREFMGELWPLLLSAQENIAGIPSAFLELKKEEIKQRQIEQEKLASMKKQDEDKDKRDKEEKESSREKRERSRSPRRTKSRSPSPAPEKKEKTPELPEPSVKVKEPSVQEATSTSDILKVPKPEPVPEPKEPSPEKNSKKEKEKTRPRSRSRSKSRSRTRSRSPSHTRPRRRHRSRSRSYSPRRRPSPRRRPSPRRRTPPRRMPPPPRHRRSRSPVRRRRRSSASLSGSSSSSSSSRSRSPPKKPPKRTSSPPRKTRRLSPSASPPRRRHRPSPPATPPPKTRHSPTPQQSNRTRKSRVSVSPGRTSGKVTKHKVAEKRESPSPAPKPRKVELSESEEDKGGKMAAADSVQQRRQYRRQNQQSSSDSGSSSSSEDERPKRSHVKNGEVGRRRRHSPSRSASPSPRKRQKETSPRMQMGKRWQSPMTKSGRRRRSPSPPPTRRRRSPSPAPPPRRRRSPTPPPRRRTPSPPPRRRSPSPRRYSPPIQRRYSPSPPPKRRTASPPPPPKRRASPSPPPKRRVSHSPPPKQRSSPVTKRRSPSLSSKHRKGSSPSRSTREARSPQPNKRHSPSPRPRAPQTTSSPPPVRRGASSSPQRRQSPSPSTRPIRRVSRTPEPKKTKKAASPSPQSVRRVSSSRSVSGSPEPAAKKPQAPPSPVQSQSPSTNWSPAVPVKKAKSPTPSPSPARNSDQEGGGKKKKKKKDKKHKKDKKHKKHKKHKKEKAVAAAAAAAVTPATIAAPTTTSAQEEPEAEPEPKKETESEAEDNLDDLEKHLREKALRSMRKAQVSPQS, encoded by the exons ATGGACGCGGGATTCTTCCGC GGAACAAGTGCAGAACAGGATAATCGGTTCAGCAACAAGCAGAAGAAGCTACTGAAGCAGCTGAAATTTGCAGAATGCCTAGAAAAAAAG GTGGACATGAGCAAAGTAAATTTGGAGGTTATAAAGCCTTGGATAACAAAACGAGTAACAGAAATCCTTGGGTTTGAAGATGATGTTGTGATTGAGTTTATATTCAACCAGCTGGAAGTGAAG AATCCAGATTCCAAAATGATGCAAATCAACCTGACTGGGTTTTTGAATGGAAAAAATGCTAGAGAATTTATGGGAGAGCTGTGGCCCCTGCTGTTAAGTGCACAGGAAAACATCGCTGGAATCCCTTCTGCTTTCctagaactgaagaaagaagaaataaaacagagacaa ATTGAgcaagaaaaattggcatctatGAAAAAGCAAGATGAAGACAAAGATAAGAGAgataaggaagaaaaggaaagcagCAGAGAAAAAAGGGAGAGGTCTCGAAGCCCGAGAAG AACCAAGAGCCGGAGTCCTTCCCCTGCTccagaaaagaaggagaaaactcCAGAGCTCCCAGAACCTTCAGTGAAAGTAAAAGAACCTTCAGTACAAGAGGCCACTTCTACTAG TGACATTCTGAAAGTTCCCAAGCCTGAACCTGTACCAGAGCCTAAAGAACCTTCAccagaaaaaaattctaaaaaggaaaaggagaagactCGACCAAGATCTCGGTCTCGTTCCAAGTCAAGGTCCCGGACGCGTTCTCGCTCTCCTTCTCATACTCGACCTAGACGGCGTCATAGATCCCGATCAAG ATCATACTCACCTAGAAGGCGACCCAGCCCAAGAAGGCGACCGTCTCCTCGGAGGAGAACTCCACCAAGGCGAATGCCTCCTCCACCAAGACATAGAAGGAGTAGATCTCCAGTTAGACg AAGAAGGCGCTCATCAGCATCCTTGTCTGGGAGTAGCTCATCGTCCTCTTCGTCTCGTTCCCGGTCACCACCAAAGAAGCCACCCAAGAGGACATCCAGCCCCCCTCGAAAAACTCGTAGGTTATCTCCTTCAGCAAGTCCTCCAAGGCGACGGCACCGACCATCACCTCCAGCAACTCCACCGCCAAAAACTCGTCATTCCCCAACACCCCAGCAGTCAAACCGTACAAGAAAAAGTCGTGTTTCTGTCTCTCCAGGGAGAACTTCAGGTAAAG TGACAAAACATAAAGTTGCTGAGAAAAGAGAGTCCCCTTCACCAGCACCCAAGCCTAGAAAAGTAGAGTTATCTGAATCGg AAGAAGATAAAGGTGgcaaaatggcagcagcagattCTGTGCAGCAGAGACGCCAGTATAGACGACAAAACCAGCAGTCTTCATCTG ATTCTGGGTCTTCATCCTCTTCAGAAGATGAGCGGCCCAAGAGGTCCCATGTGAAGAATGGTGAGGTAGGCAGGCGGCGGAGACATTCGCCTTCCCGGAGTGCCTCTCCATCACCACGAAAGCGTCAGAAAGAGACTTCCCCTCG GATGCAGATGGGAAAGCGATGGCAATCGCCAATGACTAAAAG TGGTAGACGGAGGAGAAGTCCCTCCCCACCACCCACCAGAAGGCGACGTTCTCCTTCCCCTGCTCCTCCTCCACGACGACGTAGGTCTCCCACACCACCACCACGGCGAAG gactccttctcctcctcctcgtcGGCGCTCACCATCCCCAAGAAGATACTCTCCTCCAATACAGAGGAGAtactccccttctccacctccaAAGAGAAGAACggcttctccccctccccctcctaaACGAAGGGCATCACCATCTCCACCGCCAAAGCGTAGGGTTTCCCATTCTCCACCTCCCAAACAAAGAAGCTCCCCAGTCACCAAGAGACGGTCACCTTCATTATCATCAAAACATAGGAAAGGGTCTTCCCCAAGCCGATCTACCCGGGAGGCCCGATCACCACAACCAAACAAACGGCATTCGCCCTCGCCACGGCCTCGAGCTCCTCAGACCACCTCAAGTCCTCCCCCTGTTCGAAGAGGAGCGTCGTCATCACCCCAAAGAAGGCAGTCCCCTTCTCCAAGTACTAGACCCATTAGGAGAGTCTCCAGGACTCCAGAacctaaaaagacaaaaaa GGCTGCCTCACCAAGCCCTCAGTCTGTAAGGAGGGTCTCATCCTCTCGATCTGTCTCAGGATCTCCTGAGCCAGCAGCTAAAAAACCCCAAGCACCCCCATCCCCTGTCCAGTCTCAGTCACCCTCTACAAACTGGTCACCAGCGGTACCGGTCAAAAAGGCTAAAAGCCCGACACCAAGCCCATCACCGGCAAGG AATTCGGACCAAGAAGgaggtgggaaaaaaaagaagaaaaagaaggataAGAAACACAAAAAGGATAAGAAGCACAAGAAGCACAAAAAACACAagaaggagaaagctgtggctgcagctgctgcagctgctgtaACTCCTGCAACCATTGCCGCTCCCACAACCACATCAGCACAGGAAGAACCAGAGGCAGAGCCAGAACCTAAGAAG GAGACCGAAAGTGAAGCTGAAGATAACCTTGATGACCTGGAAAAGCACCTGCGTGAAAAGGCCCTGAGATCAATGCGGAAGGCTCAAGTGTCCCCACAGTCTTAG
- the SRRM1 gene encoding serine/arginine repetitive matrix protein 1 isoform X4 codes for MDAGFFRGTSAEQDNRFSNKQKKLLKQLKFAECLEKKVDMSKVNLEVIKPWITKRVTEILGFEDDVVIEFIFNQLEVKNPDSKMMQINLTGFLNGKNAREFMGELWPLLLSAQENIAGIPSAFLELKKEEIKQRQIEQEKLASMKKQDEDKDKRDKEEKESSREKRERSRSPRRRKSRSPSPRRRSSPVRRERKRSHSRSPRHRTKSRSPSPAPEKKEKTPELPEPSVKVKEPSVQEATSTSDILKVPKPEPVPEPKEPSPEKNSKKEKEKTRPRSRSRSKSRSRTRSRSPSHTRPRRRHRSRSRSYSPRRRPSPRRRPSPRRRTPPRRMPPPPRHRRSRSPVRRRRRSSASLSGSSSSSSSSRSRSPPKKPPKRTSSPPRKTRRLSPSASPPRRRHRPSPPATPPPKTRHSPTPQQSNRTRKSRVSVSPGRTSVTKHKVAEKRESPSPAPKPRKVELSESEDKGGKMAAADSVQQRRQYRRQNQQSSSDSGSSSSSEDERPKRSHVKNGEVGRRRRHSPSRSASPSPRKRQKETSPRMQMGKRWQSPMTKSGRRRRSPSPPPTRRRRSPSPAPPPRRRRSPTPPPRRRTPSPPPRRRSPSPRRYSPPIQRRYSPSPPPKRRTASPPPPPKRRASPSPPPKRRVSHSPPPKQRSSPVTKRRSPSLSSKHRKGSSPSRSTREARSPQPNKRHSPSPRPRAPQTTSSPPPVRRGASSSPQRRQSPSPSTRPIRRVSRTPEPKKTKKAASPSPQSVRRVSSSRSVSGSPEPAAKKPQAPPSPVQSQSPSTNWSPAVPVKKAKSPTPSPSPARNSDQEGGGKKKKKKKDKKHKKDKKHKKHKKHKKEKAVAAAAAAAVTPATIAAPTTTSAQEEPEAEPEPKKETESEAEDNLDDLEKHLREKALRSMRKAQVSPQS; via the exons ATGGACGCGGGATTCTTCCGC GGAACAAGTGCAGAACAGGATAATCGGTTCAGCAACAAGCAGAAGAAGCTACTGAAGCAGCTGAAATTTGCAGAATGCCTAGAAAAAAAG GTGGACATGAGCAAAGTAAATTTGGAGGTTATAAAGCCTTGGATAACAAAACGAGTAACAGAAATCCTTGGGTTTGAAGATGATGTTGTGATTGAGTTTATATTCAACCAGCTGGAAGTGAAG AATCCAGATTCCAAAATGATGCAAATCAACCTGACTGGGTTTTTGAATGGAAAAAATGCTAGAGAATTTATGGGAGAGCTGTGGCCCCTGCTGTTAAGTGCACAGGAAAACATCGCTGGAATCCCTTCTGCTTTCctagaactgaagaaagaagaaataaaacagagacaa ATTGAgcaagaaaaattggcatctatGAAAAAGCAAGATGAAGACAAAGATAAGAGAgataaggaagaaaaggaaagcagCAGAGAAAAAAGGGAGAGGTCTCGAAGCCCGAGAAG ACGCAAATCCAGATCTCCTTCCCCTAGAAGACGGTCTTCTCCTgtcaggagagagagaaagcgcAGTCATTCTCGATCTCCCCGTCACAGAACCAAGAGCCGGAGTCCTTCCCCTGCTccagaaaagaaggagaaaactcCAGAGCTCCCAGAACCTTCAGTGAAAGTAAAAGAACCTTCAGTACAAGAGGCCACTTCTACTAG TGACATTCTGAAAGTTCCCAAGCCTGAACCTGTACCAGAGCCTAAAGAACCTTCAccagaaaaaaattctaaaaaggaaaaggagaagactCGACCAAGATCTCGGTCTCGTTCCAAGTCAAGGTCCCGGACGCGTTCTCGCTCTCCTTCTCATACTCGACCTAGACGGCGTCATAGATCCCGATCAAG ATCATACTCACCTAGAAGGCGACCCAGCCCAAGAAGGCGACCGTCTCCTCGGAGGAGAACTCCACCAAGGCGAATGCCTCCTCCACCAAGACATAGAAGGAGTAGATCTCCAGTTAGACg AAGAAGGCGCTCATCAGCATCCTTGTCTGGGAGTAGCTCATCGTCCTCTTCGTCTCGTTCCCGGTCACCACCAAAGAAGCCACCCAAGAGGACATCCAGCCCCCCTCGAAAAACTCGTAGGTTATCTCCTTCAGCAAGTCCTCCAAGGCGACGGCACCGACCATCACCTCCAGCAACTCCACCGCCAAAAACTCGTCATTCCCCAACACCCCAGCAGTCAAACCGTACAAGAAAAAGTCGTGTTTCTGTCTCTCCAGGGAGAACTTCAG TGACAAAACATAAAGTTGCTGAGAAAAGAGAGTCCCCTTCACCAGCACCCAAGCCTAGAAAAGTAGAGTTATCTGAATCGg AAGATAAAGGTGgcaaaatggcagcagcagattCTGTGCAGCAGAGACGCCAGTATAGACGACAAAACCAGCAGTCTTCATCTG ATTCTGGGTCTTCATCCTCTTCAGAAGATGAGCGGCCCAAGAGGTCCCATGTGAAGAATGGTGAGGTAGGCAGGCGGCGGAGACATTCGCCTTCCCGGAGTGCCTCTCCATCACCACGAAAGCGTCAGAAAGAGACTTCCCCTCG GATGCAGATGGGAAAGCGATGGCAATCGCCAATGACTAAAAG TGGTAGACGGAGGAGAAGTCCCTCCCCACCACCCACCAGAAGGCGACGTTCTCCTTCCCCTGCTCCTCCTCCACGACGACGTAGGTCTCCCACACCACCACCACGGCGAAG gactccttctcctcctcctcgtcGGCGCTCACCATCCCCAAGAAGATACTCTCCTCCAATACAGAGGAGAtactccccttctccacctccaAAGAGAAGAACggcttctccccctccccctcctaaACGAAGGGCATCACCATCTCCACCGCCAAAGCGTAGGGTTTCCCATTCTCCACCTCCCAAACAAAGAAGCTCCCCAGTCACCAAGAGACGGTCACCTTCATTATCATCAAAACATAGGAAAGGGTCTTCCCCAAGCCGATCTACCCGGGAGGCCCGATCACCACAACCAAACAAACGGCATTCGCCCTCGCCACGGCCTCGAGCTCCTCAGACCACCTCAAGTCCTCCCCCTGTTCGAAGAGGAGCGTCGTCATCACCCCAAAGAAGGCAGTCCCCTTCTCCAAGTACTAGACCCATTAGGAGAGTCTCCAGGACTCCAGAacctaaaaagacaaaaaa GGCTGCCTCACCAAGCCCTCAGTCTGTAAGGAGGGTCTCATCCTCTCGATCTGTCTCAGGATCTCCTGAGCCAGCAGCTAAAAAACCCCAAGCACCCCCATCCCCTGTCCAGTCTCAGTCACCCTCTACAAACTGGTCACCAGCGGTACCGGTCAAAAAGGCTAAAAGCCCGACACCAAGCCCATCACCGGCAAGG AATTCGGACCAAGAAGgaggtgggaaaaaaaagaagaaaaagaaggataAGAAACACAAAAAGGATAAGAAGCACAAGAAGCACAAAAAACACAagaaggagaaagctgtggctgcagctgctgcagctgctgtaACTCCTGCAACCATTGCCGCTCCCACAACCACATCAGCACAGGAAGAACCAGAGGCAGAGCCAGAACCTAAGAAG GAGACCGAAAGTGAAGCTGAAGATAACCTTGATGACCTGGAAAAGCACCTGCGTGAAAAGGCCCTGAGATCAATGCGGAAGGCTCAAGTGTCCCCACAGTCTTAG